The proteins below come from a single Tolypothrix sp. PCC 7712 genomic window:
- a CDS encoding PIN domain-containing protein: MNIYVETNFVLELAFQQEQCTSCEQILQLCEAGHGQLVIPAYSLAEPHEKLSRQARNRKDIQQALDLELRQLSRTASYMNRIRSIQDISLLLVQSNEEERDRFVQYRERLLKIAQVIPLTADILSEAAACESPYDLSPQDALVYASVITHLRQHSPLSACFLNRNSKDFDSPDIVDELNSLNCRMIPRFDHGYAFIQSRLSP; encoded by the coding sequence GTGAATATTTACGTTGAAACTAACTTTGTTCTGGAACTAGCCTTTCAACAGGAACAGTGTACCAGCTGCGAACAAATTTTGCAGCTATGTGAAGCAGGGCATGGTCAACTGGTCATTCCAGCCTATAGTCTAGCTGAACCTCATGAAAAACTCAGTCGCCAAGCCAGGAACCGCAAGGATATCCAACAAGCCCTCGATCTTGAGTTGCGGCAACTATCGCGCACAGCCTCTTACATGAATCGTATCCGCAGTATTCAAGACATTTCTTTATTGTTGGTGCAAAGTAATGAGGAAGAAAGGGATCGCTTTGTGCAGTATCGGGAGCGGCTATTAAAAATTGCCCAAGTCATTCCCCTGACTGCCGACATTCTTTCTGAGGCAGCGGCTTGTGAAAGTCCTTATGATCTCAGCCCTCAAGATGCTCTTGTCTATGCTTCAGTTATTACCCATCTGCGTCAACATTCACCCCTTTCAGCGTGTTTTCTTAATCGTAACTCCAAAGATTTTGATAGTCCTGACATCGTTGATGAACTCAATAGCTTGAATTGCAG